GATACGCCTGGTGCTTATCCTGGTTTAGAAGCAGAGGAGCGAGGACAAGGAGAAGCTATTGCAAGAAATATTTTAGAAATGACACGTTTAAAAGTGCCTATTATTACCATAGTAATTGGTGAAGGTGCTTCTGGAGGTGCATTAGGTATTGGAGTAGGTGATAAGATTATGATGTTGGAAAACACATGGTATTCTGTGATTTCTCCAGAATCTTGTTCTTCCATATTATGGAGAAGCTGGGAATATAAAGAATTAGCTGCTGAAGCGTTAAAGTTGACGCCTACAGATATGAAAAAAATGAAAATTGTTGACGAAATCATTAAAGAACCACTTGGTGGAGCACATTCTGATAGAGAAACAACTTTTAAAACGGTATCTGAAGCTATTGTTTCAGCTTATGACGAGTTTAAAAACTTATCACCAAAGGATTTAGTAAATAAACGTATCGAAAAATATTGTGAAATGGGAGTTTTTAAGGGGTAAACCTTATAAAACCATTTGCTAACATAAATCTGAAGTTTAGGCTTCAGGTTTTTTTTTATGCTTATTAACAAAAAAATAGACTTATTAACAGTATAAATGTTGATGACCTGTTAAGATTGAGTAACTTTGTAATTCAATATTTCTTAACAATTTATTTACTTTCGCTAAGTCTAAAAACAGAAGGTTTTTAACCTCTTATTAGTCAATATTTAACCAAAAAATCATTAAGTTTTAAACTTAAAATTATAGTATATCGATGAAGCAACCCAATCAAGTAAAAGGCTATCAAGTTGATAGAAGTACCATAATTAACCTTGAAAAAGGGAAGATTCCACCTCAGGCTTTGGACTTAGAGGAGGTAGTACTTGGTGCCATGATGATTGATAAAAAAGGGGTGGATGAAGTTATTGATATTTTAAGCGCTGATGCTTTTTATAAAGAAGCACATCAACACATATTTGAAGCGATCTTTATGTTGTTTCAAGAGAGCCAACCTATTGACTTATTAACAGTTTCGACACAATTAAAGACAAATTCGACTTTAGATTTAGCTGGTGGAGATTTTTATTTGATTTCCTTAACGCAGAAAGTATCGTCTTCTGCCCATATCGAGTTTCATGCCCGTATTATTTTACAGAAATTTATACAACGTAGTTTAATTAAGATTTCTTCAGAGATTATTGAAGAAGCTTATGACGAGACTCAGGATGTTTTCGATTTATTAGATAAAGCAGAATCTAGGCTTTACGAAGTAACGCAAGGAAACATTAAAAAATCAAGTGAAACAGCGCAAGATCTTGTAATACAAGCCAAAAAGAAAATTGAAGAAATCTCTAAAAAAGAGGGGATGAGTGGGGTGCCTTCTGGTTTTAATAAACTGGACAAACTGACGTCTGGATGGCAAGAAAGTGATTTAATTATTATTGCAGCACGTCCGGGTATGGGTAAAACGGCCTTTACTTTGACTATGGCACGAAACGTTGCTGTAAATTCAAATATACCAGTAGCCTTTTTCTCTTTAGAGATGGCATCTGTACAGTTAATTACACGTTTAATTTCTAGTGAGACTGGATTGTCTTCAGAAAAACTGAGAACAGGAAAATTAGAGAAGCACGAGTGGGAACAACTTAATGTAAAAGTAAAAGCGTTAGAGAAAGCGCCACTTTTTATTGATGATACACCTTCACTTTCTATTTTTGATTTACGTGCAAAAGCACGTCGTTTAGCATCGCAACACGGTATAAGAATGATCATGATTGATTATTTACAGTTAATGACAGCTGCCGGATCAGGTGGTAACCGTGAACAAGAAATATCGACTATTTCTCGTAACTTAAAAGCATTGGCTAAAGAATTAAGTTTACCTGTAATTGCATTATCACAACTATCGCGTGCTGTAGAAACGCGTGGTGGAAGTAAACGTCCTTTACTATCCGATTTACGTGAATCTGGAGCGATTGAGCAAGATGCCGATATTGTAAGTTTTATTTATAGACCAGAATATTATAAAATCGACGAATGGGATGATGAAGAACGTTCTCCGACTGAAGGTCAAGGTGAGTTTATAGTAGCAAAACACCGTAATGGTGGTTTAGAAAGTATTAGACTTAAGTTTATCGGTCATTTAGGTAAGTTTGATAACTTAGATGATTTTGATACACCTTTTGGTCAAGAATTCCATAGTAAAATGAATGCTGCTGCAAATGATAATACATTTGCTCCAGATAATTTCCCTTCTGCTAATGATGCTTTTGGAGCACCAGAAGAAGATAATGATGTACCTTTTTAATATAAATTAATTATTACTTTGATGGATAAAATCAAAACGACTAACTATTTACTTTTAATAATTGTAATACCAATTATTTTTTATTTACTAAAAGTGTTGTCTTTTATTTTCGTACCGTTAGTATTCTCAATGTTTATTGCATTGCTATTTTTACCATTAATGCGTTTTTTACGTAAACGTAAACTTCCAAAAGCAGTTAGTGTTTTTGTGGTCTTACTTGTTATCGCTTTGGGTGTTAAAGCCGGGGTAGAGTTGGTTAAATTATCTAGTAAAGAAATTATAGCATCAGATTCTCAATTTTTCCATAAAGCTGAAGATAAAATCAACGTATTAATTGATAATACGGAAGCGTTCTTTGGAGTAGATAAGGTAGAAGGTAGTAGATCTTTAACTAGGCTTCTAAATAAAGATGCGTTATTAGGTAACTTGTCTCCAACACTTAGTTTTATTAGTAAATTTTTGACGGCTTTATTAATGACAACCTTCTTTGTGGTCCTTTGGTTGGCAGAATCTATTAATGTGGAACAGGTAATTAATAAAACTATTTTAAAGAAAAAACATACCTCTATCAAAACGTTTATGAAGATAGAGAAAGACTTAATCAAATTTATTAAAGTTAAGTTTTTGGTTAGTTTCTTAACAGGAATTGGGACAGGATTAGCGTGTTATGTTTTTGATGTTAGTTTCCCTATTTTCTGGGGATTATTTGCTTTCATTATAAACTTTGTACAAATGGTTGGGTCTTTTATTACAGTTATATTGTTATCAATTTTTGCTTTTGTAGAAATTGAAAATATGAGTGTCTTATTGTTTTTTACCTTGTCAATAACAGGGGTTCAAGTATTATTTGGTGCTATTTTAGAACCTGTTTTTATGGGAAAATCTTTTTCTATAAATATTATTGCAGTATTAGTAATGTTAATGTTCTGGGGCTTTATTTGGGGTATTCCAGGGTTGATTATGGCTATTCCAATAACAGTATTTCTTAAAATTATTTTAGAGCAGTTTCCAAAGACGAAAATTATATCAGATCTACTTTCTGGATCGACAAGTTAATTTAATACTAATCCCTTTTATGTAAGTCGGTTTTTTAAGTATCTTTCAACCTATAAAACCACTTTTTTAGATGAAAAAATTAACGCTATTTTTATTTCTGTTCGTGTTTGCAAATCAATTGTTTGCTTCATATATTCTTATTCCTATGGATGCAGAGACTCAGGAAAATCATTTAAAAGCCTATGGTATTACGTATTGGACTCTACAGAAAAATGTTAAAGTAAAATGGCTACTTAATTATCGAGGCGGTTCTTTTCTATTGCCGGATAGTGAAGATATACAAAGAGAATGCCAAATTCGAGGAGTAACTTTTGAAGTTATTTCTGATTCGAAAACTAAAGCTATTTTAAAAGATATAGATAGCCCAGGTAAAAATATGGAATCCGTTGTACTAGAAAAAGCACCTAAAATAGCGGTTTATACACCAAAAGGAAAATTGCCATGGGATGATGCGGTTACAATGGTATTAAGTTATGCTGAAATTCCTTACGAAACAATCTATGATGAAGAAGTCTTAAAAGATGAATTATTATTGTACGATTGGTTACACCTACATCACGAAGACTTTACGGGACAGTTTGGTAAATTTTATGCTAGATATAGACAGGCAGCATGGTATATCCAAGAAAAGCAATCTGCAGAAGCATTGGCTACTAAGTTGGGGTATTCTAAAGTGTCGGAAGAAAAAAGAGATGTAGCTCTCAAAATAAGAGATTATGTTGTCGGTGGAGGATTTATGTTTGCTATGTGTAGTGCGACAGAAAGTTTTGATATTGCATTGTCTGCAGCAGGAATTGATATATGCGAACCGATGTTTGATGGAGATGGTAGTGATGGTAATTATCAGTCTAAAATAGAGTTTTCAAAAACATTTGCGTTTAAAGATTATACGTTGGAGCGTAGTCCCCAGGTTTATGAATTTTCAAGTATAGACATGACAGCTAAACGGAAAATACCCAAGGAAACGGATTATTTTTCACTTATGGATTTTTCCGCTAAATGGGATCCAATCCCAACGATGTTATGTCAAAACCATACAGCTTTAGTAAAAGGGTTTATGGGACAAACAACTTCTTTTACTAGAGAACAAGTTAAATCGAACGTGTTGGTCATGGGAGAAAATAAAACTAACGGAGAAGCTAAGTATATTCACGGTATCAAAGGGAAAGGTTTTTTTACTTTTTATGGTGGTCACGATCCAGAAGATTATACACACCAGGTCGGTGATCCAAAAACAGAATTATCTTTACATCCAACATCACCAGGTTATAGACTTATTTTAAACAATGTCTTATTTCCTGCAGCTAAAAAGAAAAAGCAGAAGACATAATAAAGACTTGTATTTTGATAAATCACTATCAAATTAGTTTCTTTACCTAGTGTTAAACAAAACAGATCTTTAAGTAGAATAGTATAAAGATTAGTGGTTAAATTAAGAAAGAATAATAATTTAAATTAATTGTTAATGTCAACAAAAACGGATATCCTAAAAAAAATAGAAATTCTAATTACAACACATTTTGAGACCCCAAAAAAAGCATTCGATTTCTTTGATGACAATGGTGATCAAAAATTATCTAAATCAGAAATTAAAAACCTTTTACAAGAAGCGGAGATTAGTGGTTTTATACGGGGTATAATTTCTTCCAAGTTAATAGAAGGTTATGATAAAGATGGTGATCAGTTAATTAGTTGGTCTGAGTTTAAAGTGGCAATTGATGAAATCTCTCAATAAATATAGCTTTTGAAAAATTTATTAATCCAGTTTTTAAGATTATTAGTCGCTACCATTATTTTTTGGTCTATAGCTTTTTGCGTATTTATAATGATACGGTACTTTCAAATAGGAGTAGAGGGAGGAAAGGCATTTGAAGTAGGAAAGGATATTCCTGGTTTGGATACAGATGGAGTACCAATAACCCAATGGTTGGAGTTTGGTGTGTTTTCCGGAATTGTAGTAGGCTGTATTTATGCTGTAGTAGAGTTTCTTTTCGAAAAATTGCGATTAAATAAACTCTCGACAGGATTGGTTTTGGTAGAAAAATCCCTGATTTATCTAGTAATGCTAATTCTTTCAACTAATTTTATTATAACTTTAATTGAAGAGCAAATTGACAGAAATTTACCAAATGAACAAGGATGGTGGATTCAAAACAAAGTATTTTGGTTAGTTGTTGGTTATTTTGTGATCTGTTCATTAATTTTTTCATTCTTAAAAATTGCCAAAGATAATTTTGGTAGAGGTGTTTTCTTTAATCAATTGATAGGTAAATATAAAAAACCAAGGGAAGAAAGACGCATTTTTATGTTTCTGGATTTACAATCGTCGACGACTATTGCAGAACAATTAGGCCATTTTAAATATAGCGAGTTGATACAGCAATGTTTTTACGATCTTAACTATGTATTGCCTAATTATAATGCAGAGATTTATCAATATGTTGGTGATGAAGCAGTAATAAGTTGGCCTTTTGATAAAGGAATAAAGGATAATAATTGTGTAGAACTGTTCTTTAAGTTTCAAGATAGGTTACTTAAAAAAGAAAAAACATATATCAAAAAATTTGGCATTCTACCTAAATTTAAAGCTGGTCTACATGGCGGAAAGTTAATAGTCACAGAAGTAGGAACAATTAAAAAAGAGATTGCATACCATGGTGATGTTATAAATACAGCAGCACGAATTCAAGGGGAATGTAATGCTTACAACCAAACGCTTTTAATCTCTCAAACCTTGTTGGACAAATTAAAGTTACATAAATATAAACTAGAATCTATAGGGGACATTGCTTTAAAAGGTAAAGAATCTGAGGTGAAGTTAGTTTCTATTAATAAAAATAGCTAATCCAAACTGTCAATTAATTGTTTTATAATAAATTCGACGCCATTCTCATCATTCGTTTTAGTAGTAAAATTAGCGACAGCTTTTACATGGGGATGAGCGTTGTCCATAGCATAACTAAAATGAGCTAACTGGAGCATTTCTATGTCATTATTATAGTCACCAAAAACCATAGTTTCTGCTTCGGTAATGTTGTGAAGTTCTTGTATGTGTTTTATTGCGTAACCTTTGTTCGCAATATTTTCTGATATATCCACCCAGTGGTTTGCAGATACTTTTACTTTAAAATTAGATTCTAGATGCTTTACAGAAGGATATATATACTTTTCAGAACTTTCCTCATGGTATAATGCAATCTTATAAATGTCTTCTTTAATGTCTGCTATAGTTTCTATAATGTCGTAATTGGAATAGTATTCACTTAAAAGAGACATTAATTTTTTAGATTTACCGATAACGTAGGCCTTATCTTTTGTACAAAAAACGGGATGAGTATCTTTTAAATTAAGTATTATATCAGATATAGCACTTAAATTTTCAGTTTTAAATGTATTAGAAATAAGCAAGTCATCTTTTTTTACAGCCAATCCACCATTTTCAGAGACTATAATAATGTCGTCTTTTATCGGAGCTAATTTGTCAATCATACTATAATATGGACGCCCACTAGCGGCAACAAATAGAATGTTTTTCGATTGTAATATCTTAAAAAGTTTGAAGAATTCGGAACTAACTTCGTGATTAGAGTTCAGTAACGTCCCATCTAGATCGGAAACTATTAATTTGACTTGACTTAAATTCATAAGGGTGTAAAGCGTTTAGACTGTAAATCTAATTGTATTGTTTCAAAAACAGCAATATTTAGCGTTAAGTTATAATTAAAGGCATAAAAAAAACCGATTCAATTAAGAATCGGTTTTTCTATGTTATAAGCGAAGTATTGTTATACAATTGGCAAAATGCCTTTTATTTTACTTTGTTCACAATTGCTTCAAAAGCATCTGGATTGTTCATTGCTAAATCAGCTAAAACCTTACGGTTTAATTCGATATTGTTAGCTTTTACTTTTCCCATAAATTGTGAGTAAGTCATTCCATGTAATCTAGCTCCAGCGTTAATACGCGTGATCCATAATGCACGGAAAGTTCTCTTTTTATTTCTACGGTCTCTGTATGCATATTGCATAGCTTTGTCAACCGCATTTTTTGCTACTGTCCAAACGTTTTTACGACGTCCAAAGTAACCTTTTGCTTGTTTAAGCACCTTTTTTCTTCTGGCTCTTTTGGCAACAGAATTTACTGATCTAGGCATAATTTTAATGTGTTTTGTAGTAGGCGGTTAATTAATAACACTTTATATAGGCCTAACTCCAGGGTTTATAAATAATAATTTGTAACCAAATTAAGGTAATGTTACTTTAAACGCATCATTACTTTAATGTTGTTCTCATCCGCTTTATGTACTAAACCGTCATGAGTTAACTTAAGCTTACGCTTTTTAGACTTCTTTGTTAAGATGTGACTCTTAAAAGCGTGCTTTCTTTTAATTTTACCAGTACCAGTAAGCTTGAAACGCTTTTTAGCACTAGATTTTGTTTTCATTTTAGGCATTTTGTTTCCTAGTTTTAATTATTTCGCTTATAATATTTTTAAGTACTGAAATTCTTTCAGCAACTTCTTACTTCTTTGGAGCAATAAACATAGTCATACGTTTTCCCTCAAGTCTTGGCATTTGTTCTACTTTACCAATTTCTTCTAAATCTTGGGCTAAACGTAATAATAATATTTGTCCTTGCTCTTTAAACACAATCGATCGTCCCTTAAAGAAAACAAAGGCTTTTAGCTTTGCACCTTCTTTTAAGAATTTTTCGGCGTGTTTCTTCTTAAACTCGTAATCATGATCATCTGTTTGTGGTCCAAACCGAATTTCTTTAATTACAACTTTAGTAGCCTTGGATTTTAATGCTTTTTCCCGCTTCTTCTGTTCATAAAGAAACTTCTTGTAATCCATTATTTTACATACAGGCGGATCTGCTTTTGGCGAAATTTCTACCAAGTCAAGTTCTTGCTCTCTTGCAAATTCTCTTGCCTCTTTAGTGGTATAGATTCCTACTTCAACATTCTCTCCAACTAGACGCACTTTCTCTGCTCTAACCTTACCGTTAATGTTGTGCTGATCTTCCTTAATGATTCTTGCCGGACCTCTTGATCTTTTTCTACGTATTGCTATGACTTATATATTTTAGTTAAACTTAATTTTAAAATTGTCTTTTTGTCTTATTTATCTCTGTTTTAACAATCTCTGCAAAGGTATCTACACTAATCGTGCCTAAATCTTCACCGCCATGTTGTCTGACAGATATCTTATTTTCACTCTCTTCTTGCTCTCCAATGATAATCATATAAGGCGTTTTACTCATTTCAGCCTCTCTAATCTTCTTACCTATGGTTTCACTTCTGTTATCTAAAGTTGCGCGAATCTCGTGATTTTCTAGCAAAGTTAAAACATTTTCCCCGTATTTCTCGTATTTCTCACTAAGAGTTAATATAGAAACTTGATTTGGCATTAACCAAAGCGGGAAATTTCCACCAGTATGCTCTAATAAAATAGCAATAAAACGTTCCATACTTCCAAAAGGAGCACGGTGTATCATTACCGGTCTATGGGTTTCATTATCACTACCTTTATAAGATAATTCAAAACGTTCAGGTAAATTATAATCAACCTGAATAGTTCCTAATTGCCATTGTCTTCCTAAAGCATCCTTTACCATAAAGTCTAATTTAGGTCCGTAAAAAGCAGCTTCGCCAGTTTCTATAACATAATTTAAGTTTTTATCCTTGGCAGCGTTTATTATTGCTTGCTCTGCTTTTTCCCAATTTTCTAAACTTCCAATATACTTCTCTGGTTTTTCCGGATCACGTAAAGAGACTTGTGCAGTAAAGTTTTCAAACCCTAAAGATCCAAATACGTATAATACTAAATCAATAACATTTTTAAACTCTTGATCTAATTGATCTGGAGTACAAAAAATGTGAGCATCATCTTGAGTAAAACCTCTAACTCTAGTTAAACCATGTAATTCTCCACTTTGTTCATATCTATAAACAGTACCAAATTCAGCAAAACGTTTCGGTAAATCTTTATAAGACCATTGCATACTGTTGTATATCTCACAGTGGTGAGGGCAGTTCATTGGTTTTAGTAAAAACTCTTCACCTTCTTTAGGTGTAGTAATAGGTTGGAAGCTATCAGCACCATATTTCTCATAATGTCCAGAAGTAACATAAAGTTCCTTTTGACCAATATGTGGCGTAATAACCATTTCATAACCAGCTTTTTTCTGCGCAGCCTTTAAAAAATCTTCTAAACGCTCACGTAAAGCAGCACCTTTAGGTAACCATAACGGTAAACCAGCACCAACTTTTTGAGAAAAAGTAAAAAGCTCAAGCTCTTTTCCTAATTTTCTATGATCACGTTTTTTTGCTTCCTCTAAAAGATGTAAATATTCAGTTAATTCTTTTTGTTTAGGGAAAGACGTTCCGTAAACACGCGTTAATTGCGGTTTGTTTTCATCACCTCTCCAATAGGCACCAGCAACAGATAATATTTTTACAGCTTTAATAATCCCTGTATTTGGGATATGTCCACCACGACATAAATCAGTAAAAGTAGCATGGTCACAAAAAGTGATAGTCCCATCTTCAAGATTCTCAATTAATTCAGTCTTATATTCATTGTCCTTATATAAAGACAAAGCATCAGCTTTAGTTACAGATCGCATAGCAAACTCATGTTTACCTCTGGCAATCTCTAACATTTTATTTTCAATAGTCTTAAAGTCTTTATCAGTAATCGTCTCGTCACCAAAATCGACATCATAATAAAACCCATTATCAATAGCAGGACCAATAGTTAATTTGCTTTTTGGATATAACTCTTCAATAGCCTGAGCCAAAACGTGAGCAGAACTGTGCCAAAACGCTTTTTTTCCTTCATCGTTCTTCCAAGAATATAATATAAGTGACCCGTCGGTTGTCAACTGTGTTGAAGTTTCAACGGTTGTACCATTAAAACTTGCCGAAATTATATTTCTAGCCAATCCTTCACTAATACTCTTAGCGACATCCATAGGTGTAGAATCTTTTTCAAAAGATTTCACACTACCATCAGGTAAAGTAATTTTTATCATCAATATCAAATTAAGTTACAAATATAATAGGATAATAAGAGACTGCCAATACAAGTAATAAGTAATAGTGAATAAATTATAATATTTTAAATAATTAGGGCGTTACCCAAAGGGTCGGGCTATCACTACTCGCTTTTTTTACAAATGTTACACCTATTATATAATATAGTATCCAAAATAGTCAGTGGTCATAGCAATATAAGGTATGTCAAAAAAAAGAGCTCAAACAGACCGTTCTATCCCTAACGTGTTAAAAATCAGTAAGTAAATTTAAATACAGCCAACATCTGTAATTTTAAAGTAATTCAATCCTGAAAAAACAATCAAGAAAGATGTTGCTATAAACGACTAAGCACAAAGGCTTAAAGATATATGTTAAGATTAAATTAAAAAAAGATTACTAAAAGGGTTGTGGGAACCAAAAAGGCTTGTATATTTGCACCCCGAAAACGACGTAACT
This portion of the Olleya sp. Bg11-27 genome encodes:
- a CDS encoding acetyl-CoA carboxylase carboxyltransferase subunit alpha, translating into MEYLEFELPIKELEEQLGKCQIIGEESDVDVTQTCKQIEKKLVATKKEIYKNLTPWQRVQMSRHPDRPYTLDYIKSLCGDSFLELHGDRSFKDDKAMIGGLGKIGDQSFMFIGQQKGYNTKTRQYRNFGMANPEGYRKALRLMKSAEKFGIPVVTLLDTPGAYPGLEAEERGQGEAIARNILEMTRLKVPIITIVIGEGASGGALGIGVGDKIMMLENTWYSVISPESCSSILWRSWEYKELAAEALKLTPTDMKKMKIVDEIIKEPLGGAHSDRETTFKTVSEAIVSAYDEFKNLSPKDLVNKRIEKYCEMGVFKG
- the dnaB gene encoding replicative DNA helicase, with product MKQPNQVKGYQVDRSTIINLEKGKIPPQALDLEEVVLGAMMIDKKGVDEVIDILSADAFYKEAHQHIFEAIFMLFQESQPIDLLTVSTQLKTNSTLDLAGGDFYLISLTQKVSSSAHIEFHARIILQKFIQRSLIKISSEIIEEAYDETQDVFDLLDKAESRLYEVTQGNIKKSSETAQDLVIQAKKKIEEISKKEGMSGVPSGFNKLDKLTSGWQESDLIIIAARPGMGKTAFTLTMARNVAVNSNIPVAFFSLEMASVQLITRLISSETGLSSEKLRTGKLEKHEWEQLNVKVKALEKAPLFIDDTPSLSIFDLRAKARRLASQHGIRMIMIDYLQLMTAAGSGGNREQEISTISRNLKALAKELSLPVIALSQLSRAVETRGGSKRPLLSDLRESGAIEQDADIVSFIYRPEYYKIDEWDDEERSPTEGQGEFIVAKHRNGGLESIRLKFIGHLGKFDNLDDFDTPFGQEFHSKMNAAANDNTFAPDNFPSANDAFGAPEEDNDVPF
- a CDS encoding AI-2E family transporter — translated: MDKIKTTNYLLLIIVIPIIFYLLKVLSFIFVPLVFSMFIALLFLPLMRFLRKRKLPKAVSVFVVLLVIALGVKAGVELVKLSSKEIIASDSQFFHKAEDKINVLIDNTEAFFGVDKVEGSRSLTRLLNKDALLGNLSPTLSFISKFLTALLMTTFFVVLWLAESINVEQVINKTILKKKHTSIKTFMKIEKDLIKFIKVKFLVSFLTGIGTGLACYVFDVSFPIFWGLFAFIINFVQMVGSFITVILLSIFAFVEIENMSVLLFFTLSITGVQVLFGAILEPVFMGKSFSINIIAVLVMLMFWGFIWGIPGLIMAIPITVFLKIILEQFPKTKIISDLLSGSTS
- a CDS encoding asparagine synthetase B encodes the protein MKKLTLFLFLFVFANQLFASYILIPMDAETQENHLKAYGITYWTLQKNVKVKWLLNYRGGSFLLPDSEDIQRECQIRGVTFEVISDSKTKAILKDIDSPGKNMESVVLEKAPKIAVYTPKGKLPWDDAVTMVLSYAEIPYETIYDEEVLKDELLLYDWLHLHHEDFTGQFGKFYARYRQAAWYIQEKQSAEALATKLGYSKVSEEKRDVALKIRDYVVGGGFMFAMCSATESFDIALSAAGIDICEPMFDGDGSDGNYQSKIEFSKTFAFKDYTLERSPQVYEFSSIDMTAKRKIPKETDYFSLMDFSAKWDPIPTMLCQNHTALVKGFMGQTTSFTREQVKSNVLVMGENKTNGEAKYIHGIKGKGFFTFYGGHDPEDYTHQVGDPKTELSLHPTSPGYRLILNNVLFPAAKKKKQKT
- a CDS encoding EF-hand domain-containing protein → MSTKTDILKKIEILITTHFETPKKAFDFFDDNGDQKLSKSEIKNLLQEAEISGFIRGIISSKLIEGYDKDGDQLISWSEFKVAIDEISQ
- a CDS encoding adenylate/guanylate cyclase domain-containing protein, whose protein sequence is MKNLLIQFLRLLVATIIFWSIAFCVFIMIRYFQIGVEGGKAFEVGKDIPGLDTDGVPITQWLEFGVFSGIVVGCIYAVVEFLFEKLRLNKLSTGLVLVEKSLIYLVMLILSTNFIITLIEEQIDRNLPNEQGWWIQNKVFWLVVGYFVICSLIFSFLKIAKDNFGRGVFFNQLIGKYKKPREERRIFMFLDLQSSTTIAEQLGHFKYSELIQQCFYDLNYVLPNYNAEIYQYVGDEAVISWPFDKGIKDNNCVELFFKFQDRLLKKEKTYIKKFGILPKFKAGLHGGKLIVTEVGTIKKEIAYHGDVINTAARIQGECNAYNQTLLISQTLLDKLKLHKYKLESIGDIALKGKESEVKLVSINKNS
- a CDS encoding HAD family hydrolase, with translation MNLSQVKLIVSDLDGTLLNSNHEVSSEFFKLFKILQSKNILFVAASGRPYYSMIDKLAPIKDDIIIVSENGGLAVKKDDLLISNTFKTENLSAISDIILNLKDTHPVFCTKDKAYVIGKSKKLMSLLSEYYSNYDIIETIADIKEDIYKIALYHEESSEKYIYPSVKHLESNFKVKVSANHWVDISENIANKGYAIKHIQELHNITEAETMVFGDYNNDIEMLQLAHFSYAMDNAHPHVKAVANFTTKTNDENGVEFIIKQLIDSLD
- the rplT gene encoding 50S ribosomal protein L20, with product MPRSVNSVAKRARRKKVLKQAKGYFGRRKNVWTVAKNAVDKAMQYAYRDRRNKKRTFRALWITRINAGARLHGMTYSQFMGKVKANNIELNRKVLADLAMNNPDAFEAIVNKVK
- the rpmI gene encoding 50S ribosomal protein L35, coding for MPKMKTKSSAKKRFKLTGTGKIKRKHAFKSHILTKKSKKRKLKLTHDGLVHKADENNIKVMMRLK
- the infC gene encoding translation initiation factor IF-3, with the translated sequence MKEDQHNINGKVRAEKVRLVGENVEVGIYTTKEAREFAREQELDLVEISPKADPPVCKIMDYKKFLYEQKKREKALKSKATKVVIKEIRFGPQTDDHDYEFKKKHAEKFLKEGAKLKAFVFFKGRSIVFKEQGQILLLRLAQDLEEIGKVEQMPRLEGKRMTMFIAPKK
- the thrS gene encoding threonine--tRNA ligase; protein product: MIKITLPDGSVKSFEKDSTPMDVAKSISEGLARNIISASFNGTTVETSTQLTTDGSLILYSWKNDEGKKAFWHSSAHVLAQAIEELYPKSKLTIGPAIDNGFYYDVDFGDETITDKDFKTIENKMLEIARGKHEFAMRSVTKADALSLYKDNEYKTELIENLEDGTITFCDHATFTDLCRGGHIPNTGIIKAVKILSVAGAYWRGDENKPQLTRVYGTSFPKQKELTEYLHLLEEAKKRDHRKLGKELELFTFSQKVGAGLPLWLPKGAALRERLEDFLKAAQKKAGYEMVITPHIGQKELYVTSGHYEKYGADSFQPITTPKEGEEFLLKPMNCPHHCEIYNSMQWSYKDLPKRFAEFGTVYRYEQSGELHGLTRVRGFTQDDAHIFCTPDQLDQEFKNVIDLVLYVFGSLGFENFTAQVSLRDPEKPEKYIGSLENWEKAEQAIINAAKDKNLNYVIETGEAAFYGPKLDFMVKDALGRQWQLGTIQVDYNLPERFELSYKGSDNETHRPVMIHRAPFGSMERFIAILLEHTGGNFPLWLMPNQVSILTLSEKYEKYGENVLTLLENHEIRATLDNRSETIGKKIREAEMSKTPYMIIIGEQEESENKISVRQHGGEDLGTISVDTFAEIVKTEINKTKRQF